GAAGCGACAATGCAAAGAGTAGGAATTGCTAATTTGGCTAATAGAAGACTTGATTCTCTTTCAGGAGGACAGCAACAAAGAGCTCTATTAGCAAAAACTCTTATGTCCCCTGCAAAAATATTTCTTCTGGATGAACCTTGTGCGGCATTGGATCCCCCCGCAAAAGAGGACTTCCTGAAAATTGTTCGTCAACTCGCAGATGCGGGACTTTCTTTGCTAGTAAGTAGCCATGATTGGGGCGAGTCTCTAAATAACTACGATCAAGTAATCGTTCTTGATAAAAGTGTTTTAGCAGTTGGTAGTCCTGATCAAATAAAAGATAAATTAGATGCGATAAACATAAGCTCTATAAAGGAAAATAATTTCTGTGATTAGAAAATGTTCCTTATTAATTTTGAGCTTGATAACAGTTTTGGCAAAGGCCGAAATATTCGAGTGTATGAAACAAAAGTTGAAACTTTCTTGGATTTTTTTTAGGGGCATGAATATCTTTAACAGGACAACCTTCCATTTTCGACGTCTCTCCGCATTGAACGCAGGTCAAATGATGAATGTCTCTATCTACGGGAGTGTAAAGAACCTCTCCTGTTGGGAGATGTCTAGAACGAATTAAACCATGCTTTATAAGAACTTGAAGATTCCTGTAAACAGTGGTCAGTCCCATAGCTTTTCCGCTTTCAATCAATTGTCTATGCAACTCTTGACCGCTCAGTTCATCCTCGCATTTATTAAGTTCTTCAAGAAGTTGCTCTTGTCTTTTGGTAATGTCAGACTTAGTTACCATTGTTTCCAAAATCTTTTTTTGCCTCGTATTTTTGATCATACCGAATCTTTCGAATAATGTCTTTTATTAATAACAACTGGTGGTTGGTTCCATTAATAATAACTATATTTTCTGGGATCTTATGCCCAGCGATGGGAACTGTATTAATCACCCATAAGAGATTATTACAAGTTAATTTAATCTCTCATTGCGTGTTGCCTGGACTTGCTCTCGCATTAGCGCTTGGAATTCACCCTTCAATTGGTGGTGTTATAAGTGGTCTTTTAGGCTCGGTAATTGCGGAAAGTTTAACCAATAGAAAAAGTGAAAATTATGAAGCAGTTATGAATACTATTCTTGCTGGAATGCTTGGGTTTGGAGTCCTTATTATCCCTCTACTCGGAATAAGGATTGATTTGGAGGCAGTATTATTTGGCGATTTATTGACAGCAAATTTTGGAGATTTACTTAGAACAATAATTGCTTTTTTAGTATTTATACTTTTAATGACTTTTGGATATGAAAAGGTTGTTTATGTGGGATTGGATCCGGAAGGTGCATCCGCGAGTGGTATAAACG
The Prochlorococcus marinus CUG1433 genome window above contains:
- a CDS encoding metal ABC transporter permease, whose protein sequence is MSFINNNWWLVPLIITIFSGILCPAMGTVLITHKRLLQVNLISHCVLPGLALALALGIHPSIGGVISGLLGSVIAESLTNRKSENYEAVMNTILAGMLGFGVLIIPLLGIRIDLEAVLFGDLLTANFGDLLRTIIAFLVFILLMTFGYEKVVYVGLDPEGASASGINVSLLNLALSFTTALVIVSSMSAVGVILVIALLSTPTLLGLNKAHSLRIAMMRSSFFGLCISLLGFILSIVFNLSPGPAISVICVASLLIPKLRK
- a CDS encoding transcriptional repressor, translating into MIKNTRQKKILETMVTKSDITKRQEQLLEELNKCEDELSGQELHRQLIESGKAMGLTTVYRNLQVLIKHGLIRSRHLPTGEVLYTPVDRDIHHLTCVQCGETSKMEGCPVKDIHAPKKNPRKFQLLFHTLEYFGLCQNCYQAQN